Proteins encoded together in one Rossellomorea sp. y25 window:
- a CDS encoding RsbT co-antagonist protein RsbRA, translated as MFSEVTDYIQNNKSDITSIWMERMRNEADEKFLQVVSDQVFTKTSHEFVEMIASNLRDSNEFNSRLEDFAEKVVRLGWPLTFVTSALNTFGKVVYEGMMKEGIITDQNYVAQVEKFDKWLTPMNNKVISAYTESWERTVSLQKIALQELSAPLIPVFEKISVMPLVGTIDTERARLIMENLLNGVVKHRAEVVLIDITGVPVVDTMVAHHIIQAAEAVRLVGAKCMLVGIRPEIAQTIVNLGIDLNQFSTNSTLRKGIEKALEMTNRKIVSAEGLE; from the coding sequence ATGTTTAGTGAAGTCACGGATTATATTCAGAATAATAAATCAGATATCACTAGTATTTGGATGGAACGAATGAGGAACGAAGCGGATGAGAAGTTTCTTCAAGTAGTTTCAGATCAAGTTTTTACTAAGACAAGCCATGAGTTTGTAGAAATGATTGCTTCTAACTTAAGGGATTCCAATGAGTTCAATAGCCGGTTGGAAGATTTCGCTGAAAAGGTTGTCAGGTTAGGATGGCCGCTGACTTTTGTGACGTCGGCTTTAAATACTTTTGGTAAAGTGGTCTACGAAGGTATGATGAAAGAAGGTATCATTACAGACCAAAACTATGTGGCACAGGTTGAGAAGTTCGATAAATGGTTAACTCCAATGAATAATAAAGTAATCAGTGCTTATACAGAATCCTGGGAAAGAACCGTTTCTCTTCAAAAGATAGCATTGCAGGAGTTGTCTGCACCATTGATACCCGTTTTCGAAAAAATTTCAGTGATGCCGCTTGTGGGAACGATTGATACAGAGCGGGCACGATTAATCATGGAAAATCTACTAAACGGTGTAGTGAAGCATAGAGCGGAAGTTGTGTTGATCGATATTACCGGTGTACCAGTAGTGGACACAATGGTAGCTCATCATATCATTCAGGCAGCAGAAGCAGTTCGTTTGGTTGGGGCTAAATGTATGTTAGTGGGGATAAGACCTGAAATCGCGCAAACGATTGTAAACTTAGGAATTGATTTAAATCAATTCAGTACGAATAGTACGCTACGAAAAGGGATTGAAAAAGCTCTTGAAATGACAAATCGAAAAATAGTTTCGGCGGAGGGATTAGAGTGA
- a CDS encoding anti-sigma factor antagonist, translating to MNLSIDMKEKENELLVKVAGEIDAYTAPKLKETLQPSAEDDNKDMTIDLSEVSYMDSTGLGVFVGLFKTVKARGGQLNLIGLSDRLQRLFDITGLGDIMNINSKVEGGVE from the coding sequence ATGAACTTATCAATAGATATGAAAGAAAAAGAGAACGAGCTACTCGTTAAAGTAGCCGGTGAAATTGATGCATATACAGCACCAAAGCTTAAAGAAACGCTTCAGCCTTCTGCTGAGGATGATAACAAAGATATGACAATAGATCTTTCAGAAGTATCATATATGGATAGTACTGGATTAGGCGTGTTTGTTGGTCTTTTTAAAACAGTAAAGGCTCGTGGCGGACAGCTGAACCTTATCGGACTTTCAGATCGGTTACAAAGATTGTTTGATATTACAGGTTTAGGGGATATTATGAATATTAATTCCAAGGTAGAAGGTGGCGTGGAATGA
- the sigB gene encoding RNA polymerase sigma factor SigB, with translation MKKLSQPNQQAQKEKVLQWIKDYQDRQDDDAQSQLILHYQNLVESIARKYSKGRSFHEDIIQVGMIGLLGAIRRYDESFGRSFEAFAIPTIIGEIKRFLRDKTWSVHVPRRIKELGPKIKSTVEELTNKLERSPQVHEIAEYLEVSEEEVLEAMEMGRSYQALSVDHSIEADSEGSTVTILDIVGDQDEGYEKVNQRLVLEKVLHVLSDREKAIIQHTYLENLSQKEAGEKLGISQMHVSRLQRRAIKKLREAIQEEMSDSESHY, from the coding sequence ATGAAAAAACTATCTCAACCTAACCAGCAGGCCCAAAAAGAAAAAGTACTTCAATGGATTAAAGACTATCAGGATAGACAAGATGATGATGCGCAAAGTCAACTGATCTTACACTACCAAAATCTTGTAGAGTCCATTGCGAGGAAATATTCAAAGGGAAGATCTTTCCACGAGGACATTATCCAAGTGGGGATGATTGGATTGCTTGGTGCAATCAGAAGGTACGATGAATCTTTCGGTAGATCATTCGAGGCTTTTGCGATTCCGACTATCATTGGAGAAATCAAAAGGTTTCTAAGAGATAAAACGTGGAGCGTACATGTTCCACGAAGAATAAAAGAGCTGGGACCAAAAATCAAATCTACCGTTGAAGAATTAACGAATAAATTGGAACGTTCTCCACAAGTCCATGAAATTGCTGAATATCTGGAAGTTAGTGAAGAAGAAGTTCTGGAAGCGATGGAAATGGGTAGGAGTTATCAAGCATTATCTGTGGATCACTCGATTGAAGCGGATTCAGAGGGGAGTACAGTAACGATACTGGATATTGTGGGAGATCAGGATGAGGGCTACGAGAAAGTTAATCAGCGACTGGTCCTTGAGAAAGTGCTTCATGTGCTTTCCGATAGGGAAAAGGCTATAATACAACACACTTATTTAGAAAATCTAAGCCAAAAAGAAGCTGGCGAGAAGCTCGGTATTTCCCAAATGCATGTTTCCCGTTTACAAAGAAGAGCCATTAAAAAGCTTAGGGAAGCCATTCAGGAAGAGATGAGCGATTCGGAGAGTCATTATTAA
- a CDS encoding outer membrane lipoprotein carrier protein LolA, whose amino-acid sequence MKKKLVILVMAMLAVLMLAACGEQSKEDVTKDLKAKVEDMKGYKADAKMTLQVGDEPQTYDVEVWHNDPNYYRVALKNAAKDQSQMILRNDEGVFVLTPALNKSFRFQSNWPENSSQAYLYESLVQDVLEDKEATFKETKDHYIFNTKTRYQNSQMLPTQEIAFNKKDLTPASVNVLDSDKNPLVKVEFSKMDMKAAFDKKDFDMKKNMTGAQLEVPVTATVEDTEFTVLYPMSEITGTELIEEKEVATDTGKRVILTYDGEKSFTIVQEKTTVVPTMTVSTSLKGELVDLGFTVAAMTEQSIRWTNNGVDYMLASNDLTPSEMVMVAQSVQGSMVK is encoded by the coding sequence ATGAAGAAAAAGCTAGTGATACTAGTGATGGCCATGTTAGCGGTGCTTATGCTGGCTGCTTGTGGAGAGCAATCGAAAGAAGATGTAACCAAGGACCTTAAGGCAAAAGTAGAGGATATGAAGGGGTACAAAGCAGATGCGAAAATGACCCTGCAGGTGGGCGACGAGCCTCAAACCTATGATGTGGAAGTGTGGCATAATGACCCTAATTATTATCGAGTGGCATTAAAGAACGCTGCGAAAGATCAGAGTCAAATGATCTTACGTAATGATGAGGGAGTATTCGTCCTTACGCCGGCTCTGAACAAAAGCTTCCGATTCCAAAGCAACTGGCCTGAAAATAGCAGTCAGGCGTACTTGTATGAATCGCTTGTTCAAGATGTGCTAGAGGATAAAGAGGCTACTTTCAAAGAAACAAAAGATCACTACATCTTTAACACGAAGACACGTTATCAAAACAGTCAGATGCTACCCACTCAAGAGATTGCCTTTAACAAGAAAGACCTGACTCCGGCATCCGTAAATGTATTGGATTCAGATAAAAATCCGCTTGTAAAAGTAGAGTTCTCCAAGATGGATATGAAAGCGGCATTTGATAAAAAAGACTTCGACATGAAGAAAAACATGACAGGTGCCCAGCTTGAGGTTCCCGTCACGGCAACCGTAGAAGATACGGAATTTACTGTTCTTTACCCAATGTCAGAAATCACGGGTACTGAATTAATAGAAGAAAAAGAAGTCGCGACCGATACAGGAAAGCGTGTGATCTTAACCTACGATGGTGAAAAATCTTTTACAATCGTTCAAGAGAAAACAACAGTCGTACCTACGATGACGGTCTCTACTTCTCTAAAAGGTGAATTAGTGGACCTTGGCTTCACAGTAGCAGCCATGACAGAGCAATCTATCAGATGGACCAATAACGGAGTGGATTATATGCTTGCCTCCAATGACCTGACTCCTTCTGAGATGGTGATGGTAGCACAATCCGTACAGGGTTCAATGGTGAAATAA
- a CDS encoding PP2C family protein-serine/threonine phosphatase, with the protein MNFRDLMDSKYREIIEHYLNEQDEKALYLGQKFSRKSIEHHVSPEEIISLHKSVILDMEPDIPHQVLHSFDILLEVMIGYGFAYREHQSLRTKQQELNNEIDVASNMQQTLLGTVIPNVEGLDIGAVSVPAKKMNGDYYHFVQDENDSVSVAIADVIGKGIPAALCMSMIKYAMDSLPEYRNEPNAVLESLNRVVEQNVDASMFITMFYGVYNTEKHLFSYSSAGHEPGFFYRAATNEFEDLDAKGLLLGVDKKAKYRQYERRVEVGDMIILLSDGVTECRSEEGFIEREDLVQLISRYKHLPPQEIVNNVYKQLEKLQHFELRDDFTLIIIKRNS; encoded by the coding sequence ATGAATTTCAGAGATTTAATGGATTCTAAATATAGAGAAATTATCGAGCATTATCTTAACGAACAAGATGAAAAAGCTCTTTATTTGGGACAGAAATTTAGTCGTAAATCAATTGAGCATCATGTTTCGCCAGAGGAGATCATTAGTCTCCATAAGAGTGTAATATTAGATATGGAGCCTGACATACCACATCAAGTACTGCACTCTTTCGATATTCTGCTTGAAGTAATGATAGGCTATGGTTTCGCTTATAGGGAGCATCAGAGTCTGCGTACAAAACAACAAGAATTAAACAACGAAATAGATGTAGCATCCAATATGCAACAAACTCTGCTTGGAACGGTTATTCCCAACGTAGAAGGTTTGGATATCGGAGCTGTAAGTGTACCCGCCAAAAAGATGAATGGGGATTACTATCACTTTGTTCAAGATGAAAATGATAGCGTAAGTGTTGCCATTGCCGATGTAATTGGTAAGGGTATCCCTGCAGCTCTTTGTATGTCCATGATAAAATATGCGATGGACAGTCTGCCGGAATACCGGAATGAACCCAATGCTGTCTTGGAAAGTTTAAACAGAGTTGTGGAACAAAACGTCGATGCAAGTATGTTCATTACAATGTTTTATGGTGTATATAATACTGAGAAACATCTATTTTCATACTCATCAGCTGGGCATGAACCTGGCTTTTTTTATAGAGCGGCAACCAATGAATTTGAGGATCTTGATGCAAAAGGTCTTCTATTAGGTGTAGATAAAAAAGCGAAATACCGACAATACGAAAGGCGGGTTGAGGTCGGAGACATGATCATCCTGCTCTCTGATGGAGTAACGGAGTGTCGTTCAGAAGAAGGCTTTATCGAAAGGGAAGACTTAGTACAATTGATAAGCCGTTATAAACACCTGCCTCCCCAAGAGATTGTCAATAACGTATACAAACAACTTGAGAAACTCCAGCACTTTGAGCTTAGAGACGATTTCACTCTGATCATCATAAAAAGAAATTCATAA
- a CDS encoding STAS domain-containing protein, with protein MRVRIPILKLHDCLLISIQWELDDQTALQFQEDLLHKIHETSARGVVIDITSIDFIDSFIAKVLGDVINMSRLMGAKVVITGIQPAVAITLIELGIRLEDVLTALDLEKGLEKLQLELGD; from the coding sequence ATTAGAGTGAGAATACCAATTTTAAAGCTGCATGATTGTTTGTTGATTTCCATTCAGTGGGAGCTTGATGATCAAACAGCCCTTCAATTTCAAGAAGATCTTCTGCACAAGATCCATGAAACGAGTGCAAGGGGAGTAGTAATCGATATTACTTCCATAGATTTTATAGATTCATTCATTGCTAAAGTTCTTGGAGATGTTATAAATATGTCAAGGTTAATGGGTGCTAAAGTAGTCATCACCGGCATCCAGCCTGCTGTAGCGATAACGTTGATCGAGCTGGGTATCAGGTTAGAGGACGTCCTAACCGCTCTGGATCTGGAAAAAGGTCTGGAGAAATTACAATTGGAACTGGGGGACTAG
- a CDS encoding PP2C family serine/threonine-protein phosphatase yields the protein MAYLQQNEIELYAEQVSKNGNPYCGDSYFYTSTNDYFICVLADGLGSGKFAYESSHVVVDIVEEHHHEDVETLMCLCNKALQKKRGAAVAIIKAYYHSKEFVYSCVGNIRFYMYAPEGKMTYPLPVTGYLSGRPQTYKTQRFHYDSNSRFLIHSDGLSISGVKNILQRYPTLHGALGDIQSLVDGTSDDTTYIIGNLL from the coding sequence ATGGCTTATCTTCAACAAAATGAAATAGAGCTTTATGCAGAACAAGTATCGAAAAATGGAAATCCTTATTGTGGGGACAGTTATTTCTATACCTCTACAAACGATTACTTTATCTGTGTTTTGGCCGACGGTTTAGGTAGCGGTAAGTTTGCTTATGAATCATCACATGTTGTCGTCGATATAGTTGAAGAGCATCACCACGAGGATGTTGAAACCCTCATGTGTCTTTGTAACAAGGCTCTTCAGAAAAAACGTGGTGCAGCAGTGGCGATCATAAAAGCGTATTACCATTCTAAAGAGTTTGTGTATAGCTGTGTAGGAAATATCAGGTTTTATATGTATGCACCTGAAGGAAAGATGACTTATCCTTTACCGGTTACCGGGTATTTATCCGGAAGGCCGCAAACATATAAGACGCAACGTTTTCATTACGATTCCAACTCGAGATTTCTTATTCACTCTGATGGACTGAGTATATCCGGAGTAAAGAATATCCTTCAAAGGTATCCGACGCTTCATGGCGCTTTAGGTGATATTCAATCTCTAGTCGACGGTACATCAGATGATACAACATACATTATAGGAAACTTACTCTAA
- the acpS gene encoding holo-ACP synthase, giving the protein MIKGIGLDIVETGRIQKMIERQPKFVKRILTAKEEDAFYTLSEQRKVEFAAGRFAAKEAFAKANGTGIGTALSFQDIEISKDPNGKPYFSKPEGANAHLSITHSREFAAAQVIIEE; this is encoded by the coding sequence ATGATAAAAGGAATAGGATTGGACATCGTTGAAACAGGACGCATTCAGAAGATGATTGAACGGCAGCCAAAGTTCGTTAAGAGAATTTTAACAGCTAAGGAGGAGGATGCATTCTATACTTTAAGCGAACAACGGAAGGTTGAGTTTGCAGCAGGGCGATTTGCAGCCAAAGAAGCTTTTGCAAAGGCGAATGGAACCGGGATCGGAACAGCGCTCTCCTTTCAGGATATTGAAATCAGTAAGGACCCGAATGGAAAGCCATATTTTTCAAAGCCGGAGGGGGCGAATGCCCATCTATCCATCACCCATAGCCGGGAATTTGCGGCTGCACAGGTGATCATCGAAGAGTAA
- a CDS encoding anti-sigma regulatory factor: MDSQSCVKITNEWDIVAARQLGRNVAKELGFGTVDQARITTAISELARNIYLYAGYGQICIEKLFDSGKKGVRIIALDEGPGIADIRKVMEDGYSTSGGLGAGLPGVKRLMDEFYVESVPGEGTDIRATKWLR; this comes from the coding sequence ATGGATAGCCAATCCTGCGTGAAGATCACGAATGAATGGGACATCGTTGCTGCCCGCCAGTTAGGGAGGAATGTAGCGAAAGAGCTCGGATTCGGGACCGTTGACCAAGCTCGTATCACTACGGCTATCAGCGAATTAGCACGGAACATATATTTATATGCTGGCTATGGTCAGATTTGTATAGAAAAGTTATTCGATTCCGGGAAAAAAGGTGTGCGAATTATCGCATTGGATGAAGGTCCTGGTATTGCAGATATTAGAAAAGTAATGGAAGATGGATATTCCACATCAGGCGGATTAGGAGCAGGTTTGCCTGGAGTAAAGCGTTTAATGGACGAGTTTTACGTTGAGTCTGTACCGGGAGAAGGGACAGATATCAGGGCGACTAAGTGGCTCCGCTAG
- the rsbW gene encoding anti-sigma B factor RsbW — MQAFDYIEMKIPAKPEYVGVIRLTLSGIASRMGFDYDAIEDLKIATSEAITNAVQHAYKDNDGEVVVGFALYDDRLEVMVADHGESFDFKEIRSAVGPYHADHSVEFLREGGLGLYLIESLMDDVKVHHKEGVTVFMTKFLSGEQVERDEKTIST, encoded by the coding sequence ATGCAAGCTTTTGATTACATCGAAATGAAGATCCCCGCAAAGCCGGAATATGTCGGGGTTATTCGTTTGACGCTTTCAGGAATTGCAAGTCGTATGGGATTTGACTACGATGCAATTGAGGATTTGAAGATTGCTACTAGTGAAGCTATCACAAATGCGGTTCAGCATGCGTATAAAGACAATGACGGAGAAGTGGTTGTCGGATTCGCACTATATGATGATCGTCTTGAGGTTATGGTAGCAGATCACGGTGAAAGTTTTGATTTCAAAGAAATTCGCAGTGCTGTTGGTCCTTATCATGCCGATCATTCAGTCGAGTTCTTAAGAGAAGGTGGGTTAGGCCTTTACCTTATTGAGAGCCTGATGGATGATGTAAAAGTGCATCACAAGGAGGGAGTGACAGTCTTTATGACTAAATTCCTATCAGGGGAGCAGGTGGAGAGGGATGAAAAAACTATCTCAACCTAA
- the alr gene encoding alanine racemase, with amino-acid sequence METQTQFFRDTWAEINLDHLYENVKNIRAHIPEDVKVFAVVKANAYGHGDVQTALTALSAGAHGLSVAFLDEAISLRNAGITAPIHVLGATRPKDVRIAAKLDISLTIFHKEWLVEAEKQLSEGDRLSLHIKCDTGMGRIGVRTTEELKGIEEYIQDHSQFKLEGIFTHFATADELNDDYLDQQLARFEHMLAQLDSLPAYIHSSNSAATLRKTNTLFNAVRVGIAMYGLTPSQEMKPELPFPLKEVFSLHTRLIHTKELSAGEKVSYGATYETGEAEWIGTVPIGYADGWLRKLQGQDVIINGKRVPIVGRVCMDQCMIRLPEFLNMGTLVTLIGKQGEEAITMDEIAGKLDTINYEIPCMISSRVPRIYMKNGEPTEVSNKLLSTGIHSQQENNRNFDE; translated from the coding sequence GTGGAAACCCAGACGCAATTTTTTCGTGATACATGGGCAGAAATCAATCTAGATCATCTATATGAAAATGTAAAGAATATTAGAGCGCATATTCCTGAAGATGTGAAAGTGTTTGCGGTTGTGAAGGCGAATGCTTATGGGCATGGGGATGTGCAAACCGCCCTTACTGCTCTCTCTGCGGGGGCACACGGCTTGTCAGTCGCATTCTTAGACGAAGCAATTTCTTTAAGAAATGCTGGTATTACAGCTCCCATCCACGTATTAGGAGCTACACGACCGAAAGATGTGAGGATCGCGGCCAAATTAGATATTTCGTTAACGATCTTCCATAAGGAGTGGCTTGTTGAAGCGGAAAAGCAGCTTTCAGAAGGAGATCGATTAAGCCTCCATATTAAGTGTGACACGGGGATGGGACGGATAGGTGTTCGGACTACTGAAGAGTTAAAGGGTATCGAGGAGTATATTCAAGATCATTCTCAGTTTAAATTAGAAGGGATCTTTACCCATTTTGCCACGGCTGATGAGTTGAACGATGACTATCTTGACCAGCAGTTAGCTCGATTTGAACACATGCTGGCCCAATTGGATTCCTTACCTGCTTATATTCATTCTTCAAATAGCGCCGCTACATTAAGGAAAACAAACACTCTCTTTAATGCTGTACGGGTGGGAATAGCTATGTACGGACTCACGCCATCTCAAGAGATGAAACCCGAGCTTCCTTTTCCTTTGAAAGAAGTGTTTTCTCTTCATACAAGGCTTATTCATACTAAAGAACTATCAGCTGGAGAGAAAGTGAGTTATGGGGCTACTTATGAGACGGGTGAGGCAGAGTGGATTGGAACGGTTCCGATTGGATACGCTGATGGCTGGCTGCGTAAATTACAAGGTCAGGACGTGATTATAAACGGTAAGAGAGTTCCAATTGTTGGAAGGGTCTGTATGGATCAATGTATGATTAGGCTTCCTGAATTTCTTAATATGGGTACCCTCGTGACGTTAATCGGCAAACAGGGTGAAGAAGCGATTACAATGGATGAAATCGCTGGAAAGCTTGATACCATTAACTATGAGATCCCTTGTATGATCTCCTCGAGGGTGCCGCGTATCTATATGAAAAACGGGGAGCCGACGGAAGTATCGAATAAACTCTTATCGACTGGTATTCACAGTCAACAGGAAAATAACCGCAACTTTGATGAATAA
- a CDS encoding YlcI/YnfO family protein yields the protein MSESSATTEILIRLPQQLVTELDGFADQENVNRNEFIYRATKMYLRERKKRQLRESMRRGYMEMAKINLAIASEAIQAEYEAEHTVERLVSGG from the coding sequence GTGTCTGAATCCAGCGCAACAACAGAAATCTTAATTCGTCTACCGCAACAGCTCGTTACAGAATTAGACGGCTTTGCAGATCAAGAAAATGTGAATCGCAACGAGTTTATTTATCGTGCAACCAAAATGTATTTAAGAGAGCGTAAGAAGAGACAATTACGTGAATCTATGAGACGCGGCTATATGGAAATGGCTAAGATTAATCTCGCAATCGCTTCAGAGGCGATTCAAGCAGAATATGAGGCAGAACATACAGTCGAACGCTTAGTAAGCGGGGGTTAA
- the cmpA gene encoding cortex morphogenetic protein CmpA, whose product MPNWLVNQLRRAYFEKDRYQIKLLNQCWYFYRKKNCS is encoded by the coding sequence TTGCCTAACTGGCTTGTGAATCAATTGAGGAGAGCCTATTTTGAGAAGGATCGATATCAAATAAAACTCCTTAATCAATGCTGGTATTTCTACCGAAAGAAGAATTGCTCGTAA
- the ndoA gene encoding type II toxin-antitoxin system endoribonuclease NdoA, with amino-acid sequence MIVKRGDVYFADLSPVVGSEQGGVRPVLVIQNDIGNRFSPTIIVAAITAQIQKAKLPTHVEIDAKRYGFERDSVILLEQIRTIDKQRLTDKITHLDDEMMEKVDDALQISVGLIQF; translated from the coding sequence TTGATTGTAAAGCGTGGTGACGTATATTTTGCAGACCTTTCTCCTGTTGTAGGATCAGAACAAGGCGGAGTTCGGCCGGTACTTGTTATTCAAAATGATATAGGGAACAGGTTTAGTCCCACAATTATTGTAGCTGCCATTACCGCTCAAATTCAAAAAGCGAAACTGCCTACTCATGTTGAAATTGATGCAAAACGTTATGGCTTTGAACGTGATTCCGTTATCTTGCTTGAACAGATTCGAACGATTGATAAACAACGTCTTACCGATAAGATTACACACTTGGATGATGAGATGATGGAAAAAGTGGATGACGCCCTGCAAATCAGTGTGGGTCTGATCCAATTTTAA
- a CDS encoding Tex family protein encodes MTATLTNQEPLLNRVSKELNLSIKNVKNVISLLEEGNTVPFIARYRKEQTGALDEVQIRNIMDKWNYLQNLEQRKEEVIRLIDEQGKLTEELTQAIKNADKLQKVEDLYRPYKQKRRTKATVAKEKGLEPLAEWILTFPTSGDIEEKASHFVSKEKEVMTTEEALNGAKDIIAEYISDEASYREYIRSYTFRKGLIESKVKKEEGDEKKVFEMYYSYQEPIHKVVPHRVLAMNRGEKEDVLKVNIQADAEGIVNYLQKQVIKNVHSISVPLVKEAVEDSYKRLIQPSVEREIRNELTEKAEDQAIHIFSENLRKLLLQPPMKGKMVLGVDPAFRTGCKLAVIDETGKTLDINVIYPHSSQSQLSKAEEVIKAIMTKYSIEVVAIGNGTASRETEQFVVNVLKDMDEAIFYLIVNEAGASVYSASDVAREEFPDLQVEERSAVSIARRLQDPLAELVKIDPKSVGVGQYQHDVSQKKLNESLTFVVETAVNQVGVNVNTASSSLLQYVAGLSKTVATNIVKKREEEGKFVSRSQLKKIPRLGAKTYEQCIGFLRIMDGKQVLDRTSIHPDNYNDVKKLLAKVGLSVNDIGSEELKQSLNQLNLEEVSEELGIGKLTLKDIVDSLIRPGRDPRDEFPKPLLKKDVLKLEDLTQGMELQGTVRNVVDFGAFIDIGVKQDGLVHISKLKNGFVKHPLDVVSVGDVVTVWVDSVDVQKGRVALTMIQ; translated from the coding sequence TTGACAGCAACATTAACAAATCAAGAACCTTTACTTAACAGAGTATCAAAAGAATTAAACCTATCAATAAAAAATGTAAAAAACGTCATTTCACTCCTGGAGGAAGGGAATACAGTCCCTTTCATCGCGCGGTATCGGAAAGAACAGACTGGAGCACTGGACGAAGTACAGATTCGTAATATTATGGACAAATGGAATTACCTGCAAAATCTAGAGCAAAGAAAAGAAGAAGTTATCCGACTAATCGACGAACAAGGGAAACTGACCGAAGAGTTAACCCAAGCCATTAAAAATGCGGATAAGCTGCAAAAGGTAGAAGATTTGTACCGCCCATATAAGCAAAAAAGAAGAACGAAAGCGACCGTAGCGAAAGAAAAAGGGTTGGAACCACTGGCAGAATGGATCCTTACATTCCCGACATCAGGAGACATTGAAGAAAAAGCGTCTCACTTCGTATCTAAAGAAAAAGAAGTAATGACAACCGAGGAGGCTTTGAACGGAGCGAAAGATATTATTGCAGAGTACATTTCTGATGAAGCCTCTTACCGAGAATACATAAGAAGTTATACGTTCCGAAAAGGGTTAATTGAATCAAAGGTGAAAAAAGAAGAGGGAGACGAAAAAAAGGTCTTTGAAATGTACTACTCATATCAAGAACCCATTCATAAAGTAGTCCCTCATCGTGTTTTAGCAATGAACCGTGGGGAAAAAGAAGATGTTTTGAAGGTGAATATTCAGGCTGATGCAGAAGGGATTGTGAACTATTTACAAAAGCAGGTCATTAAAAATGTTCACTCCATCTCCGTGCCTCTTGTAAAAGAAGCAGTGGAGGATAGCTATAAAAGGCTCATACAACCATCGGTGGAAAGAGAAATTCGCAATGAATTAACAGAGAAAGCAGAGGATCAAGCCATTCATATCTTCTCTGAAAACCTGAGGAAGTTATTGCTTCAGCCTCCGATGAAAGGGAAGATGGTCTTGGGTGTCGATCCAGCTTTCCGAACAGGCTGCAAACTGGCGGTCATTGATGAAACAGGAAAAACTCTTGATATAAATGTAATCTATCCACACTCATCCCAATCTCAACTTTCTAAAGCGGAAGAAGTAATCAAAGCGATTATGACAAAATATTCGATTGAGGTTGTAGCGATTGGGAATGGAACGGCATCCAGAGAAACCGAACAATTCGTTGTGAATGTTTTAAAAGATATGGATGAAGCAATCTTCTATTTAATCGTCAACGAAGCCGGAGCAAGTGTTTATTCAGCATCTGATGTGGCGAGAGAAGAGTTCCCTGACCTTCAGGTTGAAGAAAGAAGTGCCGTCTCCATCGCAAGAAGATTGCAGGATCCGTTAGCTGAATTAGTTAAAATCGATCCTAAATCTGTTGGAGTTGGGCAATACCAGCATGATGTCTCACAAAAGAAGCTAAATGAATCACTAACCTTTGTAGTGGAAACGGCTGTTAACCAAGTTGGTGTAAATGTGAATACTGCCTCCTCATCACTATTGCAATATGTAGCGGGACTCTCGAAAACGGTGGCTACTAATATTGTGAAAAAGAGAGAGGAAGAAGGCAAGTTTGTTTCCAGGTCCCAATTAAAGAAAATCCCAAGACTTGGCGCGAAAACGTACGAGCAATGTATCGGATTCCTAAGGATAATGGATGGGAAACAGGTACTTGATCGAACCTCTATTCATCCAGACAATTATAATGATGTGAAAAAGCTTCTTGCTAAAGTTGGGCTGAGTGTTAATGACATTGGATCAGAGGAACTGAAACAGTCTTTGAACCAATTAAACTTAGAAGAGGTTTCTGAGGAGTTGGGAATAGGGAAATTAACGCTTAAAGATATTGTAGATTCGTTAATTCGACCTGGTCGGGATCCGCGGGATGAGTTCCCTAAACCTCTTCTTAAGAAGGATGTCTTGAAACTTGAAGATTTAACACAAGGTATGGAATTGCAAGGGACAGTAAGAAATGTAGTGGACTTCGGAGCATTTATTGATATAGGTGTAAAACAAGATGGGCTTGTCCACATTTCAAAACTGAAAAATGGATTCGTTAAGCATCCATTAGATGTGGTGTCTGTAGGGGACGTCGTGACCGTTTGGGTTGATAGCGTGGATGTTCAAAAAGGCAGGGTAGCATTGACGATGATTCAATAA